In a single window of the Balaenoptera acutorostrata chromosome 3, mBalAcu1.1, whole genome shotgun sequence genome:
- the ZDHHC22 gene encoding palmitoyltransferase ZDHHC22, whose protein sequence is MLALRLLNLVAPAYFLCISLVTFVLQLFLFLPSMREDPSAARLFSPALLHGAFFLFLSTNALGNYVLVIQNSPDDLDACQGTAARRALCPPPSTHFCRVCARVTLRHDHHCFFTGNCIGSRNMRNFILFCLYTSLACLYSMVAGVAYISAVLSISFAHPLAFLTLLPTSISQFFSGAVLGPEMFVILMLYLWFAIGLACAGFCCHQLLLILRGQTRHQARKGVAVRARPWRKNLQEVFGKRWLLGLLVPMFNVGSESSKQRDK, encoded by the exons ATGCTGGCCCTGAGGCTGCTCAACTTGGTGGCCCCCGCCTACTTCCTGTGCATCTCCCTGGTGACCTTCGTGCTGcagctcttcctcttcctgcctaGTATGCGTGAGGACCCCTCGGCCGCCCGGCTCTTCTCACCTGCGCTGCTCCATGGGGCATTCTTCCTGTTCCTCTCAACCAACGCCCTGGGTAATTATGTCCTGGTCATCCAGAACTCCCCAGACGACCTGGACGCCTGCCAGGGGACCGCAGCCAGGAGGGCCCTGTGCCCTCCGCCCAGCACCCACTTCTGCCGAGTGTGCGCCAGAGTCACCCTGAGGCACGACCATCACTGTTTCTTCACCGGCAACTGCATCGGGAGCAGGAACATGCGCAACTTCATCCTGTTCTGCCTCTACACCTCGCTGGCCTGCCTCTACTCCATGGTGGCCGGCGTGGCCTACATCTCCGCAGTCCTCTCCATCTCCTTCGCCCACCCCCTGGCCTTCCTCACGCTCCTTCCCACCTCCATCAGCCAGTTCTTCTCCG GAGCTGTCCTTGGTCCTGAAATGTTCGTCATCCTCATGCTCTACCTCTGGTTTGCCATCGGCCTGGCCTGCGCTGGCTTCTGCTGCCATCAGCTGCTGTTGATCCTCCGGGGGCAGACCCGCCACCAGGCGCGGAAGGGGGTGGCAGTGAGGGCCCGGCCTTGGCGCAAGAACTTACAGGAGGTCTTCGGAAAGAGGTGGCTCCTGGGCCTGCTGGTCCCCATGTTCAATGTTGGAAGTGAGAGCTCCAAGCAGCGGGACAAGTAG